aaaaaattatacttaacATAAAGAAAGAGACTACTCAATATGTCACCTTGATTGTTTGTACATGACAGTGGGCGGTTCCAACCAATAAAACGCCTTGGTCGCATCCCAAAATGTAATCCCACAATTGTACTTGAATTCAGGTAAATCACCACAACCATCCCCCagtaagttagaatacataggCGTATATTCGACTAAGTTGCCATCCTCCAAGGAATAAATAATGCACCCAAAATCATAAAAGCGATATATCTTGTTTGGTAATACTCCACAATTTTTCGTTTCCTCTGTATTAACTATAGCAACTGAAAGAATTTGGTCGCCAACAAATATTGCATTATCCCCAAGGGTGCTCACTGGAATCCAAACCTTGTTTGACCAATCATACATTCTTATACACTGCTTGCCGGGGCGACTGTCATTGTCCTTTTTCTTTGAGCCAAAATAAATGAGCATGAGCTCTCCATTTAACTCAAACACTTGGTATATCCTAAATGAATTGTAATTTAGAACAAAACTTTCATCTATTAACAAACTCTCAAACTTAAATTCGTCATCAACAATATTATAGGATGCGACTTGTCCAAAGGGAGAAACAAGGTAGAAGATTTCTCGAAAGTATATAGGGATGCAATCACAAGGGACAAACTCCTGAACTCTTTCAAACTCTCTAGCCGTCCATTTTGTGTCACTCTTGCAATATGTTATAACAACAATTTTGTCTGCATCAAAAGTATCCGAAAGAAAGAAGACACAATTCGGAGACTCAGGGTCAGTGGAGAACGTTCTTCTGAACTTAAAACGAGATGGATAGTCTAATGTTGGGAGTTTGATAGTTTTTCTGGTGTATGGGGTATGAAATAAAAAGTATCTACGCGTCCAAAAAAACAATCTTGGCTtactaatacaaataaaaaaccAGTTATTCTTACGACTAGCCCCTATATTCTTATAAGACGAAGGAGAGGGAATACCTAAATCAGCCCAAAAGATATTATGAACAAAAGCAGACATTGATGACGGGTCATACACTCGAAATTCTAACTTATCAGCAGCCTTCGGAATTTCACGGTCCAATTTAACTTGCCACGGTATCGATTTCATCATTTTAACCGGACGAACATCATGCCAAGCCTTACACACCCCACGAAAACGCGCCTGGTCAGTAGGACTTCTGAGTCTCCCCCTAATTTCTTCCAGCAAATTCAAATCAAGTTCACACCACCGAGCAGGTGCCGACATAATCACCGCCACTCTCGGCCTTTCACTCTCCATACAAAACTTAATCACCGCTCCCTCTGCTTCTCTCAACACATCTACAAAAGCTTCTTGACACTTAAAAAGACTTTTCAACACAATCAGAACTAGCGCTATTAAACACCTCATCACCATGGCCTCATCTGTTTCTTCATGATTCATTAAAATCATAGGAACTGCAAATTCTTTAGCTGCTATTGATAGTACAAGTTCTCCTACTTGATGTAACGCGTTCACTAAGTCTTTAGTCTTTCGTAAGTTCCAGAGAATTACGTGAATTAAGAAAAGTAAAGACCGATCCATACCTCGTAATTGCATTCAAGGATGTGCGCAGCCAAACCCTAATTGGAAACCTATGAAACTCCGATGTAGCTTCTCCAAACAACTGACATTAGTTTATGTTTTTCAACGGATATGAAGTGACAGGGGTACAAACGGAAATATAATTCAACCTCTTTTCGATGTAAAGCACTGGAGGACTACGTCGTTTTCAATATGAAATCTGAAGGATTTGTTCAGGGCGGTAATAACTAAATGGGAATATTAATTCTAAAGTCTATAAACTATAGGCACTTTTTTTTTCTAGGTcactataaatgtcaattcataagtaattcaactcttaATTTTTATCCTATCTAGGTCCTTCCGTTAGATCTGATTTGACGTCGTTAGTTCTTCTTAAGTTCATGAGAATCAAAGATAATTTTGAAGGTGATTCCGGTATCCAGATTTGAAGCTTGAGTAATCGAATTGCTCGTTTTTCAATCGCCTATCCATCtataccatcaaaatttagtttggtaatttccgaattttgagttgaatattagttttcattttaatagcttttattcgaattataatgatgtagattgatagatcgtgtgattatgagcatattcatataattttcgtAACTTTTAGTGTTTAAATTAGCTTCGTCGGAAAATTCGAGCTCACCGGATTTGAGTTTTTCCGaccaagttcgccggaaaaactaACGGCGTCAAACCAGATCTAACGAAAGGACCCAGGTAgaaaaaaatcaagagttgaattacttatgaattgacatttatagttcaggTATCTAGAAAAAAAAGTGCATATAATTCAGtgactttagaattaattttccctaaCTAGAACTTTACAATTGAGACATAGAGGTGTATTTTAGAAACACTCACAAGAATGATGCTCAAATTAGATGAGATATAAATATTtcaacatttaaaattttaaaaaaaaatagtttttaacaTGTGCgattatataattcgtaatttattatttatattttaaatttatacatcattttattagtattttaatattaataaattgaattttaattaaattagattaaccaacagattatattttcacacattgaactttatagTGACGGTTGCTGCCGTTTTGTTGCTAAATTCTGCTCCCTCTGTCGcagtgagttatatacattgggattggacacggagaccaagaaaaagtgtaataaatgagtaaagttaaatggaaagtgggtaaagtggtgggactcatgtattttttaataatagatttgagatagtggaggaaggcagtgggtgtaatagtgtttttattattataaaatggagatagtgggggaaTCTAGTGGGTGTAATCGtgttttactccctccgtccttatttatctgtccattttggaagtaaaaatttgtccctatttatctgtccatttatactttcaaaactaatttaatgatagtttttcaaatatatctccataatttcaattttcaagtcttgacttatttaaaacttggttgaattcatgttttcaatacataaagtaggggtattccaccattttcaagatattaattaggggtatttaatgaaaaagtttatacaatcaattatttcttggtatgtgttttttttttcaaaatggacagataaaaagggacggagggagtatattataaaaagttgctattttgggattgtatagaaatgatgggacatcgcgaaaaagaaactgtataaaattgattgggacggagggagtatgctTTTGTTTGGGAAGTAGGATGCTGTTCGTTATTTACAGATATGGAAATAATTATTACATTCCGACAAAAAACAGATTCGTCCTTttaatgtactccctccgttcctttgAATTCTgtacactttccttttcggatgtcccattcaattctatacacttCAAAATTTCcccaaaatagtaaacttttataatataaaaatcccacccacccactaacttcatctacttttctcaatctatcacttaaatattaataggtcccgccactttacctatttttctttatctttcttattactttacattactttatacacttttcttagtctccgtgtccaatacAAATGTATACATCTCAAAGGGACGGTGGGAGTACCACATTTATTTTTCTAGATTTTAATGTACCACAATCAAGCAAGAGGGTGACAATTTTGTAAGCGTTCGTGGGtcaaattgaaattattatttataatttaaaggcAATTGTAagtttgttataaaataatatattaagtgattgtcaaaagcttagtcaagaagactcgcaaatcttatcaagtaagtttggcgaaacttactaaggaagactcgcaaagcttatcaaggaagacttacgatacttactcgagaagaatcgtaatacttaacctagaagtattgcaaatcttagttaggaagattcatcaaccaacctctataaatagctggttcagttgaaatgaactcaattctgaaatattctgaaatacaactactttctctctccatctcCTATTCTCTTTATACTTTCCAGAATAGTTTCCTTTTCTTATTCTTGTAtagtttaatagtatatattacaagatttacaacacgttatcagcacgagaCTCTGCCGAACTGAGATATGCCAAAGAAGGACTCTGCCAAACTGAGATAAGTCAAACAGGTACATCATAAACAGGTACAATCTAACCAACTCTAAATACTGCGACTTTCACAGAAATAAGGTACGATCTATCTCTACTCATTTTACGATTATTACTATCGTTATAGCTTATGACTTTACTATTGCTTGATTTGTTAATGGCGACAATGCCGTTAAAACTTTTTAGTTATATCATACTGTATAGATATTAAATTGTTTTTGTATTAACttgaaatattgataggtcatgttttaaatatttattttacattcagAATGACGAACCTTGTAAAATTAGAATTTGTTGCCTTGGATGTTTCTGGGAATAATTATCTATCTTGGTTCCTTGATGTGATATTACACCTTAGTGCTAACAGCCTAGGACACTATTGATTTAGAAAATAATCCCCATTGTTTAACAAAATGTCAAACCAATTATCTTTCTAAGACATCACATCCATGAAGACCTAAAATCTGAATATCTCATTATCAGAAATCCCCTTACCCTTTGGAATAATCTCAAGGATAGATTTGATCACCAGAAACCTATTCACTTACCATCTGCCCGTTTTGACTGGTTGATTTGAGGTTACAAGATTTCAAATATGTAGCTGAATATAATTCTGCTTTTTTCAAGATAAgctcaaattaattttgtatggTGAAAATATTATTGATGCTGAAATAATTGAAAAGACCCTATCAACTTTTCACCCAAATACTATGATTTTGGCACAACGATATAGAGAGCGGagtttccaaaaatatggtGCGATGGTATATCTCCTTCTTGTGGTTGAAAAGAATAATGAGTTGCTATTGAAAAACCATCAGATTCGTCCCATAGGCTCTGCCCAGGTACCTGAAGTACATAACACGTCATTCCTGAAGAATGAACGTGGGAAAGGGCATAGAGGAGGACGAGGTTATGGACGAAACTGTGGACGTTGAAATTTCCATAGTCAGTTTCGAAATCAATATCATTCTGGCCACCTGAAGGGGCAACGTGATGGTTAAAACTCAGGCCACTAGAAATGACAACGTGAAGTGCCAAAAGAAAGGCATCCAAGAAGGAGAGAACCGAGGCATATGTCATTGGTGCGGATCTGAGGGACATTGGCAATGTACCTATCGCATACCTAAACATCTTGTTGATCTGTATGGGTTATCCAAAAGAATAATGGAAAGAGAGTAGAAACAAACTTTTCTAATTATAATCTAGTTGATGAACCAATCAATAAGGTCTCAAATGAAATAGATACTGGTGCTAACCTTTATTATGGTTGAGAGGACTAGACTTCATACGTATTGTCTTGCTTTACTTATTACCTTTATGTTTTACTTATTTTCTTTATCTGCTTGTTTCATGTTGTTGTTTGGTATACTCGGTGTGTTTTTAAAAGatgtttttcatttatatatgtatagagaTGGAAGATATATGCATTATTGATTGCACAACCACACACTATTTTAAAAAGTTAGAAATACTTTCACAGTTGACTAATAAAACCAACTTACATGTCTGGACGGTATCGGGTACATCATACATAATAGAGGTTTCTGAGAAGCTAGTTTTATTCTGCCAAATAAGACGCACATAAGATGCTCTATACTCTAGAAAGGCAGCTAGAAACCTACTAAGGTTTAAAGATACTCGTTTGTAATGGTTTCACGTTGAAACTACTGATgagaatgaaaaagaatatCTTCTCATCACCTCAAACACCGTTGACAATAAAAAGGTCTTTGAAAAATTTCACTCAATTTCTTCAGGATTATATGTTACAAGAATAAGAGCTATTGAATCTCATAGTGTCAACATTCCCAAAGTCACAAACCTAAAACTACTTTTCCCTTGGCATGAAAGGCTTGATCATCTAGGAATATCTATGATGCGTCATATTATTAAAGAATCTAGAGGACATCCTTTTTATAACTCAAAAGGTAATGCCCAAGGTGAACTTCCTTGTTCAGTATGTTCCTTAAAAAGTTTTGATTGTCTGATCATTCCTAGTTAAGCTTCAAACTGAATCCCCGAAATTCTTAGAAAGAATTCAAGGTGACATTTGTGGTCCTATTCATCCATCTTCTGGCACATTTAGGTACTTTATTGATGCGTCAACTCGATGGTCCCTTATATGCCTTTACCAAATTACTTGCCTTAATAATCAATAGAGTAAAGAGCTATGTGAGCTACAATTATTTAGTATCTTGTCAAATAGTAGTTCACAAATAAAATCGAATCATATGATTGTCATAGACAATCTTTTGGTTAACTGGTCATTAAAAAGATTTTAGAGATACTAGTGGGGGACTTTTGATAATTGAAGAATGTGCCCTTATTGCATTGTCACAAAGAACTACACTGAGGCACAATAGTATATATGCTGGTTTTGATTCTTCGTTTAATATAAGGTATCTAGAGCCATTAACTGGTGATATTTTTTTTGCTCAGTATGCTGATTTTCATTTTGGTGAATCTATATTCCCTaaatcagggggagaaaatatTTTGCATAAATTATGTGATATCTTCGAATGCATCAGTTTTGAATTATATTGATCTACTAATAATATGGGTCATAACTTCAAAGAGTTATTTATATGCAAAATATTGATAATCAATGCCGAAttcttttagtgatttttagACATATTATCACACATACATGCTATTAATGCTTTGGTAAGGATTGAAATCCTGATTTATAAAGCAATTTTTGAAGAATTGGTTAGAATATAATAAGCACGCCGGAAGCGTGGGAAATCTATTCGTACATATGATATTGTATTGTGAAATTACAAATTGATTATACTTGCCCCAGAAGTGGCAAGCTTTTTGATATATACCCTAAAAGCGGTATTACCCCTTGTAGAGGTTATTCTTTTATGAAACGGAAATTAATTAGACTTGCCAAGAAGTGGCAACAATTCCATAAAAtaccccagaagtggtattacctCCTGAAGAGGTTTGAGCCCCTGAAGTGGCT
This genomic window from Daucus carota subsp. sativus chromosome 7, DH1 v3.0, whole genome shotgun sequence contains:
- the LOC135147726 gene encoding uncharacterized protein LOC135147726 isoform X1; amino-acid sequence: MQLRGMDRSLLFLIHVILWNLRKTKDLVNALHQVGELVLSIAAKEFAVPMILMNHEETDEAMVMRCLIALVLIVLKSLFKCQEAFVDVLREAEGAVIKFCMESERPRVAVIMSAPARWCELDLNLLEEIRGRLRSPTDQARFRGVCKAWHDVRPVKMMKSIPWQVKLDREIPKAADKLEFRVYDPSSMSAFVHNIFWADLGIPSPSSYKNIGASRKNNWFFICISKPRLFFWTRRYFLFHTPYTRKTIKLPTLDYPSRFKFRRTFSTDPESPNCVFFLSDTFDADKIVVITYCKSDTKWTAREFERVQEFVPCDCIPIYFREIFYLVSPFGQVASYNIVDDEFKFESLLIDESFVLNYNSFRIYQVFELNGELMLIYFGSKKKDNDSRPGKQCIRMYDWSNKVWIPVSTLGDNAIFVGDQILSVAIVNTEETKNCGVLPNKIYRFYDFGCIIYSLEDGNLVEYTPMYSNLLGDGCGDLPEFKYNCGITFWDATKAFYWLEPPTVMYKQSSRFHAST
- the LOC135147726 gene encoding uncharacterized protein LOC135147726 isoform X2; amino-acid sequence: MQLRGMDRSLLFLIHVILWNLRKTKDLVNALHQVGELVLSIAAKEFAVPMILMNHEETDEAMVMRCLIALVLIVLKSLFKCQEAFVDVLREAEGAVIKFCMESERPRVAVIMSAPARWCELDLNLLEEIRGRLRSPTDQARFRGVCKAWHDVRPVKMMKSIPWQVKLDREIPKAADKLEFRVYDPSSMSAFVHNIFWADLGIPSPSSYKNIGASRKNNWFFICISKPRLFFWTRRYFLFHTPYTRKTIKLPTLDYPSRFKFRRTFSTDPESPNCVFFLSDTFDADKIVVITYCKSDTKWTAREFERVQEFVPCDCIPIYFREIFYLVSPFGQVASYNIVDDEFKFESLLIDESFVLNYNSFRIYQVFELNGELMLIYFGSKKKDNDSRPGKQCIRMYDWSNKVWIPVSTLGDNAIFVGDQILSVAIVNTEETKNCGVLPNKIYRFYDFGCIIYSLEDGNLVEYTPMYSNLLGDGCGDLPEFKYNCGITFWDATKAFYWLEPPTVMYKQSRFHAST